A single Paratractidigestivibacter faecalis DNA region contains:
- the truB gene encoding tRNA pseudouridine(55) synthase TruB, whose product MSRGPSALNALVAVNKPLGLSSHDAVNRVRRAVGEKRVGHAGTLDPAASGVLVIGIGQATKLLGMLTLDRKAYVAQVEFGSATDTDDAEGEVVRTAPVPHELSDPAFAAEALHGLLGEQDQVPPAYSAISVNGRRAYALARDGKQVELAARHVTVHAAGLVSVESGEKCVWTCAFDVSKGTYVRSLARDLGERLGTCAHLCGLVRTQAGGVCLGDCVDLDELAEGGKSLVVERCLDPVALLGLPRRDLALGELADVSCGRKIEVGEVFARGERREPRPEERVALVFDGALAGIWERRGTSLACQTNFPQAIEGVK is encoded by the coding sequence TTGAGCCGCGGCCCGAGCGCGCTGAACGCGCTCGTCGCCGTCAACAAGCCCCTCGGCCTCTCCAGCCACGACGCGGTCAACCGCGTCCGTCGCGCGGTGGGCGAGAAGCGCGTCGGGCACGCCGGTACGCTCGACCCGGCGGCCTCCGGCGTGCTAGTCATAGGCATCGGCCAGGCCACCAAGCTCCTCGGCATGCTCACGCTGGACCGCAAGGCCTACGTCGCGCAGGTGGAGTTTGGCTCTGCCACGGACACCGACGACGCCGAGGGCGAGGTCGTCCGGACGGCCCCGGTGCCGCACGAGCTCTCCGACCCCGCGTTTGCCGCCGAGGCCCTGCACGGGCTTCTCGGCGAGCAGGACCAGGTGCCGCCGGCTTACTCCGCCATCTCCGTCAACGGCAGGCGCGCCTACGCCCTGGCCCGCGACGGCAAGCAGGTCGAGCTTGCGGCCCGCCACGTGACCGTCCACGCTGCCGGCCTCGTCTCCGTCGAGTCCGGCGAGAAGTGCGTCTGGACCTGCGCCTTCGATGTGTCAAAGGGCACCTACGTGCGCAGCCTCGCTCGAGACCTCGGCGAGCGCCTGGGCACCTGCGCCCACCTGTGCGGCCTGGTGCGCACGCAGGCGGGCGGCGTCTGCCTGGGAGACTGCGTCGACCTGGACGAGCTTGCCGAGGGCGGCAAGTCGCTCGTCGTGGAGCGCTGCCTTGACCCGGTGGCCCTCCTGGGGCTGCCGAGGCGCGACCTTGCCCTGGGGGAGCTTGCCGACGTCTCCTGCGGGCGCAAGATCGAGGTGGGGGAGGTCTTCGCGAGGGGGGAGCGGAGGGAGCCGCGCCCCGAGGAGCGCGTAGCCCTCGTGTTTGACGGGGCGCTTGCCGGCATCTGGGAGCGCCGGGGGACGAGCCTTGCCTGTCAGACCAACTTCCCGCAGGCCATCGAGGGGGTCAAGTGA
- the pyrR gene encoding bifunctional pyr operon transcriptional regulator/uracil phosphoribosyltransferase PyrR produces the protein MEQAKLKAQIMDEQAMARALTRIAHEIIERNEGAEKIGIVGIESRGAVLAPLLADEIEKIEGVRPPVGSLDISFYRDDVTRMIAPVLHGTNIPFSIDSRDVILVDDVLYTGRTVRSALDALIDYGRPKTVQLAVMVDRGHRELPIRADYVGKNVPSSHEEDVRVNIRPNDDTTSVEIWTKPTVGVDGGAN, from the coding sequence ATGGAACAGGCCAAGCTCAAGGCCCAGATCATGGACGAGCAGGCGATGGCGCGCGCCCTCACCCGCATTGCCCATGAGATCATCGAGCGCAACGAGGGGGCCGAGAAGATCGGCATCGTCGGCATCGAGAGCAGGGGAGCCGTTCTGGCCCCGCTGCTGGCAGACGAGATCGAGAAGATCGAGGGCGTTCGTCCGCCGGTGGGGTCGCTCGACATCAGCTTCTACCGCGACGACGTCACCCGCATGATCGCCCCGGTGCTGCACGGGACCAACATCCCGTTCTCCATCGACAGCCGCGACGTCATCCTCGTCGACGACGTCCTCTACACGGGCCGCACCGTCCGCTCCGCGCTCGACGCCCTCATCGACTACGGCCGCCCCAAGACCGTCCAGCTTGCCGTCATGGTCGACCGCGGCCACAGGGAGCTTCCCATCCGCGCCGACTACGTGGGCAAGAACGTGCCCTCCTCCCACGAGGAGGACGTGCGCGTCAACATCCGTCCCAACGACGACACCACCTCGGTCGAGATCTGGACCAAGCCGACCGTAGGCGTTGATGGAGGTGCCAACTAA
- a CDS encoding aspartate carbamoyltransferase catalytic subunit, with product MLSVKHLIDTTSLTEDDIYQILDTARAFEDVNSRAIKKVPALRGRTIVNLFLEPSTRTKSSFELAEKRLSADSLSMGGSTSSVVKGESLADTIQTIDAMNVDMFICRAKLAGTPQKITEHTDAIVINAGDGKHQHPTQAMLDLYTMRKNFGHLDGLKVAIVGDLSHSRVCGSLVPALKTVGADVTLVGPPTFQVDDPDYYGVPQTADFDSVIPEVDIVYMLRVQLERMEGASIPSRREYNRLWGLDMARVNKMRPEAIICHPGPMNRGMEINADVADCARSRILTQVNAGVLTRMAEMYLLLGGENNGISA from the coding sequence ATGCTTTCCGTCAAGCACTTGATCGACACGACGAGCCTCACCGAGGATGACATCTACCAGATCCTCGACACGGCCCGCGCGTTCGAGGACGTCAACAGCCGCGCCATCAAGAAGGTTCCCGCCCTGCGCGGCCGCACCATCGTGAACCTCTTCCTGGAGCCCTCCACCCGCACCAAGAGCTCCTTCGAGCTCGCCGAGAAGCGCCTGTCCGCGGACAGCCTCTCCATGGGCGGCTCCACCTCCTCGGTGGTCAAGGGCGAGTCCTTGGCCGACACCATCCAGACCATCGACGCCATGAACGTCGACATGTTCATCTGCCGCGCCAAGCTCGCCGGCACGCCGCAGAAGATTACCGAGCACACCGACGCCATCGTCATCAACGCCGGCGACGGCAAGCACCAGCACCCCACCCAGGCCATGCTGGACCTCTACACCATGCGCAAGAACTTCGGCCACCTGGACGGCCTGAAGGTCGCCATCGTGGGCGACCTCTCCCACAGCCGCGTCTGCGGCTCCCTGGTGCCGGCCTTGAAGACCGTCGGCGCCGACGTCACCCTCGTCGGCCCCCCGACCTTCCAGGTCGACGACCCTGACTACTACGGCGTGCCGCAGACCGCCGACTTCGACTCCGTCATCCCCGAGGTCGACATCGTCTACATGCTGCGCGTCCAGCTCGAGCGCATGGAGGGCGCGTCCATCCCGTCCCGCCGCGAGTACAACCGCCTCTGGGGCCTGGACATGGCCCGCGTCAACAAGATGCGCCCGGAGGCCATCATCTGCCACCCCGGTCCCATGAACCGAGGCATGGAGATCAACGCGGACGTCGCCGACTGCGCCCGCTCCAGGATTCTGACCCAGGTCAACGCCGGCGTGCTCACCCGCATGGCCGAGATGTACCTGCTGCTGGGAGGAGAGAACAATGGCATTTCTGCTTAG
- the dnaG gene encoding DNA primase yields the protein MITDEDKERVRQATDLVALVSETVELRQRGQEFWGCCPFHGEKNPSFKVNPNTGLWHCFGCGEGGDVFSYVQKRENLEFPDAIRYLADRAGIELAEERGGQRGPRRNRLIECLTEAESFYSTMLMRSRSEGAAQARAYFAGRGFGSDVCRRWGLGYAPGRGALVAHLRQKGFSAREIVAADLAVDRSGRPSDRFYERVMFPIHDELGRTIAFGGRIMGKKKDVAKYVNTRDTAVFNKGKHLFAYDRAKQTMAATGQAIVCEGYTDVIAMHEAGFTNAVAALGTAFRLDHVKLMERQRVNRITCMFDGDAAGQRAAERAVRYIDKTTAEFRCVVLPDDMDPMEFLAARGADELRPILEAAEPLMDFVFAKRLEGLDLSVPGRRVAALKDMASLLAPLKHSVLLDEYATRLADTLGLEVEDAKRAIREAPVQDADDERPRRGGGSQGAAGGSGARRQAAAPARKPRAQAGSSWDDGVPMDAYDAVPVTEDGGWDVPPEYGAPLEAASAAPASPRLESLSADERLQVFSERELLCALAARPDEVRPYADRIASFSWTDSRHEAMAWAMLSAPEGSSPAEVVAAAAGVVPEAPSILSGGRALEGREMPDERKLSVVMDTVELGSCRRRIRQIRVRLRSLSKGAPDGESEGLFEEATSLQLRVNELVRKLSSSSND from the coding sequence GTGATCACCGACGAGGACAAGGAGCGCGTCCGCCAGGCAACGGACCTCGTCGCCCTGGTGTCCGAGACCGTGGAGCTCCGCCAGCGCGGCCAGGAGTTCTGGGGCTGCTGCCCCTTCCACGGCGAGAAGAACCCCTCCTTCAAGGTCAACCCCAACACGGGCCTGTGGCACTGCTTTGGCTGCGGCGAGGGCGGCGACGTCTTTAGCTACGTGCAGAAGCGCGAGAACCTTGAGTTTCCCGATGCCATCCGCTACCTGGCGGACCGCGCGGGCATAGAGCTCGCCGAGGAGCGCGGCGGCCAGCGCGGGCCGCGCAGGAACCGCCTCATCGAGTGCCTGACCGAGGCCGAGTCCTTCTACTCGACCATGCTCATGCGCAGCCGCTCGGAGGGCGCCGCCCAGGCGCGAGCCTACTTTGCCGGGCGCGGCTTTGGCAGCGACGTCTGCCGCCGCTGGGGCCTGGGCTACGCCCCCGGCCGTGGCGCCCTGGTGGCGCACCTGCGGCAGAAGGGCTTCTCGGCGAGAGAGATCGTGGCGGCCGACCTTGCCGTGGACCGCAGCGGCCGCCCCTCCGACCGCTTCTACGAGCGCGTGATGTTTCCCATCCACGACGAGCTGGGGCGCACCATCGCCTTCGGCGGGCGCATCATGGGCAAGAAGAAGGACGTGGCCAAGTACGTCAACACGCGCGACACGGCCGTCTTCAACAAGGGCAAGCACCTCTTTGCCTACGACCGCGCCAAGCAGACCATGGCCGCCACGGGCCAGGCAATAGTCTGCGAGGGCTACACCGACGTCATAGCCATGCACGAGGCGGGCTTCACCAACGCGGTGGCCGCGCTGGGCACGGCGTTCAGGCTGGACCACGTCAAGCTGATGGAGCGCCAGCGCGTGAATCGCATCACGTGCATGTTCGACGGCGACGCCGCGGGCCAGCGCGCCGCGGAGCGCGCCGTGCGCTACATAGACAAGACCACGGCGGAGTTCCGCTGCGTGGTGCTGCCGGACGACATGGACCCCATGGAGTTTTTGGCCGCCCGCGGCGCCGACGAGCTGCGGCCCATCCTCGAGGCGGCCGAGCCGCTCATGGACTTCGTCTTTGCGAAGCGCCTGGAGGGCCTGGACCTCTCCGTTCCGGGCCGACGCGTGGCGGCCCTCAAGGACATGGCGTCGCTCCTGGCGCCGCTCAAGCACTCCGTCCTCCTGGACGAGTACGCGACGCGGCTGGCCGACACCTTGGGCCTTGAGGTCGAGGACGCCAAGCGCGCCATCCGCGAGGCCCCCGTCCAGGACGCCGACGACGAGAGGCCCAGAAGGGGCGGCGGCTCCCAGGGCGCCGCGGGGGGCTCCGGCGCGCGCCGCCAGGCTGCGGCCCCCGCCCGCAAGCCGCGAGCCCAGGCGGGCTCCTCCTGGGACGACGGGGTGCCCATGGACGCCTACGACGCCGTCCCCGTGACGGAGGACGGCGGTTGGGACGTGCCGCCCGAGTACGGCGCCCCCCTCGAGGCCGCGTCTGCGGCGCCGGCGTCCCCGCGCCTGGAGTCCCTCTCCGCCGACGAGCGCCTGCAGGTCTTCTCGGAGCGGGAGCTCCTCTGCGCGCTCGCGGCCAGGCCGGACGAGGTCAGGCCGTACGCGGACCGCATCGCGTCCTTCTCGTGGACGGACTCGCGCCACGAGGCCATGGCCTGGGCCATGCTCTCCGCCCCGGAGGGGTCAAGCCCCGCCGAGGTGGTGGCAGCCGCCGCCGGCGTGGTGCCCGAGGCGCCTTCCATCCTCTCCGGCGGACGCGCCCTGGAGGGTCGGGAGATGCCCGACGAGCGGAAGCTCTCGGTGGTCATGGACACGGTGGAGCTCGGCAGCTGCCGCCGTCGCATCAGACAGATCCGCGTGCGGCTGCGCAGCCTCTCCAAGGGGGCGCCCGACGGAGAGTCCGAGGGCCTCTTCGAGGAGGCCACCTCCCTTCAGCTCAGGGTGAACGAGCTTGTGAGGAAGCTGTCTTCCTCTTCTAACGACTGA
- a CDS encoding DHH family phosphoesterase, whose translation MTVSDFEWQAGLFDEISKLVEEASSVAICAHTSPDGDAIGSALALAELIETAWPACDVTCLLADRDVVPRTYKFLPGTERFVHVDDYATDPDLFFCVDLSAPGRLNEARQVLERSRKVAVIDHHPSGERFWDAGVVRPDAAAAGVIVAEYAQHVLGHLTQTMAQNLLCAVITDTGRFQYQNANGEAFEVASMLVDAGARPDEVAVNVYQSDRLAYLHLCAKVMSRIATFESGKIAYSYVTDADFRACGVPVSECDGLVDLVRCVEGSEVALFLKEVPGNQVRGNLRSKSDKDISGIARRMGGGGHRAAAGFTVDGDIDQALSAVLPMLRELYAQEVR comes from the coding sequence ATGACGGTTTCCGACTTCGAGTGGCAGGCCGGCCTCTTCGACGAGATCTCCAAGCTCGTCGAAGAGGCCTCGTCCGTCGCCATCTGCGCCCACACGTCCCCCGACGGGGACGCCATAGGCTCCGCGCTCGCCCTGGCCGAGCTCATCGAGACGGCCTGGCCCGCCTGTGACGTGACCTGCCTTCTGGCCGACCGAGACGTCGTGCCCAGGACCTACAAGTTCCTGCCGGGCACCGAGCGCTTCGTCCACGTGGACGACTACGCCACAGACCCGGACCTCTTCTTCTGCGTCGACCTCTCCGCGCCGGGCCGCCTGAACGAGGCACGCCAGGTGCTGGAGCGCTCCCGCAAGGTGGCGGTCATCGACCACCACCCCTCTGGCGAGCGCTTCTGGGACGCCGGCGTGGTCAGGCCCGACGCCGCGGCCGCGGGCGTCATCGTCGCCGAGTACGCCCAGCACGTCCTGGGCCACCTCACCCAGACGATGGCCCAGAACCTGCTGTGCGCCGTCATCACCGACACCGGGCGCTTCCAGTACCAGAACGCCAACGGCGAGGCCTTCGAGGTGGCAAGCATGCTCGTCGACGCTGGCGCCCGCCCCGACGAGGTGGCCGTCAACGTCTACCAGAGCGACCGCCTGGCCTACCTGCACCTCTGCGCCAAGGTAATGAGCCGCATCGCCACCTTCGAGTCCGGGAAGATCGCCTACAGCTACGTCACGGACGCAGATTTCCGCGCCTGCGGCGTCCCCGTGAGCGAGTGCGATGGCCTCGTGGACCTCGTCCGCTGCGTCGAGGGCTCCGAGGTGGCGCTCTTCCTCAAGGAGGTGCCCGGCAACCAGGTCCGCGGCAACCTCCGCTCCAAGTCCGACAAGGACATCTCCGGCATCGCCCGCAGGATGGGCGGGGGCGGCCACCGCGCCGCCGCGGGCTTCACCGTGGACGGGGACATCGACCAGGCGCTCTCCGCCGTCCTGCCCATGCTGCGCGAGCTCTACGCCCAGGAGGTCCGTTGA
- a CDS encoding ABC transporter permease, with product MDQNTQGATAPTKVHVGGRLSKDRYILQQLVTKDFKLRYRRSVLGVVWSVLNPLLMMIIMSFVFQYFLRSNLEHYSLYLIVGNITFALMNDATNGGLRSIIDASSLLKKVKVDRWVFPVQKVFSAAVNFAFSLIAVAIVMVFDGVMPTIHVLWFVVGLVLVMLFSIGIGLFIGALAVFFRDMIHLWSVVLTAWTYLTPIFWDLSLLTNSNAPRIVVWIVKANPMYNYLEIMRSAFVYQNNPSVTVLALAAIWAVIALVIGITVFKKTEHKFILYI from the coding sequence TTGGATCAGAACACCCAGGGAGCCACCGCTCCCACCAAGGTGCACGTGGGCGGCCGCCTCTCCAAGGACCGCTACATCCTTCAGCAACTCGTCACCAAGGACTTCAAGCTCCGCTACCGCAGGAGCGTCCTGGGCGTCGTCTGGAGCGTCCTCAACCCGCTGCTCATGATGATCATCATGAGCTTCGTCTTCCAGTACTTCCTGCGCTCCAACCTGGAGCACTACTCGCTCTACCTCATCGTGGGTAACATCACCTTCGCCCTCATGAACGACGCCACCAACGGCGGCCTGCGCTCCATCATCGACGCCTCGTCGCTCCTGAAGAAGGTCAAGGTGGACCGTTGGGTCTTCCCGGTCCAGAAGGTCTTCTCGGCGGCCGTCAACTTTGCCTTCAGCCTCATCGCCGTTGCCATCGTCATGGTCTTCGACGGCGTGATGCCCACCATCCACGTTCTGTGGTTTGTCGTGGGCCTCGTGCTGGTCATGCTCTTCTCCATTGGCATCGGCCTCTTCATCGGCGCCCTGGCCGTCTTCTTCCGCGACATGATCCACCTCTGGAGCGTCGTGCTGACCGCGTGGACCTACCTCACGCCCATCTTCTGGGATCTGTCGCTTCTTACCAACTCAAACGCCCCGCGCATCGTGGTCTGGATCGTCAAGGCCAACCCCATGTACAACTACCTGGAGATCATGCGCTCGGCCTTCGTCTACCAGAACAACCCGTCTGTCACGGTGCTCGCGCTTGCCGCCATCTGGGCCGTCATCGCCCTGGTCATCGGCATCACGGTCTTCAAGAAGACCGAGCACAAGTTCATCCTCTACATCTAG
- the rbfA gene encoding 30S ribosome-binding factor RbfA yields MKQNQNSRRNNQIAREKLASILLFEISDPDLALVTLTGVEVSVDKSFLRAYVSCEASRYEEVSAALGRAKGRIRSLLGHALGWRVTPEIAFEIDTTTDEAERITRALENVPPTIGVEKDEFGYPVEPADEDAVGEDEDPE; encoded by the coding sequence ATGAAGCAGAACCAGAACTCCCGCAGGAACAACCAGATCGCCCGCGAGAAGCTCGCGAGCATCCTGCTCTTCGAGATCTCTGACCCCGACCTCGCGCTCGTCACCCTGACGGGCGTGGAGGTCTCGGTCGACAAGTCGTTCCTTCGCGCCTACGTGAGCTGCGAGGCCTCCCGCTACGAGGAGGTCTCCGCGGCTCTTGGGCGCGCCAAGGGACGCATCCGGAGCCTTCTCGGCCACGCCCTCGGCTGGCGCGTGACCCCCGAGATCGCCTTCGAGATCGACACCACCACCGACGAGGCCGAGCGCATCACCCGCGCGCTCGAGAACGTCCCGCCCACCATCGGCGTCGAGAAGGACGAGTTCGGCTACCCGGTCGAGCCTGCCGACGAGGACGCCGTGGGCGAGGACGAGGACCCCGAATAG
- the rpoD gene encoding RNA polymerase sigma factor RpoD translates to MAAKKSKDDIKLSDELTGVVESLVACTGKGGSVSEDDIQVALKDIDVDGDELSDLYDSLRSRGVEVMSNEASAPSTDFSSEDADDFDDDSGSDSDEDSLDDDDEEDSEAVSEAKAIKEALRSVPKAKASKPKRSSRARARRVDTSTVMLTGDPVRMYLKEIGKVDLLTASEEVNLAMKIEAGTEATEKLEAAENGEIELTRSEQRRLMRVEAVGLDAKQQLISANLRLVVSIAKRYVGRGMLFLDLIQEGNLGLIRAVEKFDYTKGFKFSTYATWWIRQAITRAIADQARTIRIPVHMVETINKLIRVQRQLLQDLGRDPTPEEIGAEMGMSPDRVREIQKISQEPVSLETPIGEEEDSSLGDFIEDSTAVAPPEAASDSMLREQLDQVLDSLADRERKVIKFRFGLEDGHPRTLEEVGREFGVTRERIRQIESKTLAKLRHPSRSSRLKDYVED, encoded by the coding sequence GTGGCTGCAAAGAAGAGCAAGGACGACATCAAGCTTTCCGATGAGCTCACCGGTGTGGTTGAGAGCCTGGTTGCCTGCACGGGCAAGGGCGGTTCGGTGAGCGAGGACGACATCCAGGTCGCCCTCAAGGACATCGACGTCGACGGCGACGAGCTCTCGGACCTCTACGACAGCCTCCGCTCGCGTGGCGTCGAGGTCATGAGCAACGAGGCGAGCGCCCCCTCCACGGACTTCTCGTCCGAGGACGCCGACGACTTTGACGACGATTCCGGCTCCGACTCCGACGAGGACTCCCTGGACGATGACGACGAGGAGGACTCCGAGGCCGTCAGCGAGGCCAAGGCCATCAAGGAGGCCCTGCGCTCCGTGCCCAAGGCCAAGGCATCCAAGCCCAAGCGCTCCAGCCGCGCCCGTGCGCGCCGCGTCGACACCTCCACCGTCATGCTCACCGGCGACCCGGTCCGCATGTACCTCAAGGAGATCGGCAAGGTCGACCTGCTGACCGCCTCTGAGGAGGTCAACCTGGCCATGAAGATCGAGGCTGGCACCGAGGCCACCGAGAAGCTCGAGGCCGCCGAGAACGGCGAGATTGAGCTCACCCGCTCCGAGCAGCGCCGTCTCATGCGCGTGGAGGCCGTCGGCCTTGACGCCAAGCAGCAGCTCATCAGCGCCAACCTGCGCCTCGTCGTCTCCATCGCCAAGCGCTACGTCGGCCGCGGCATGCTGTTCCTCGACCTCATCCAGGAGGGCAACCTCGGCCTCATCCGCGCCGTGGAGAAGTTCGACTACACCAAGGGCTTCAAGTTCTCCACCTATGCCACGTGGTGGATCCGCCAGGCCATCACCCGCGCCATTGCCGACCAGGCGCGCACCATCCGCATCCCGGTGCACATGGTCGAGACCATCAACAAGCTTATCCGCGTCCAGAGGCAGCTGCTCCAGGACCTCGGCCGCGACCCCACCCCGGAAGAAATCGGCGCCGAGATGGGCATGAGCCCGGACCGCGTGCGCGAGATCCAGAAGATCAGCCAGGAGCCCGTCTCCCTGGAGACCCCCATCGGCGAGGAGGAGGACTCCTCCCTGGGAGACTTCATCGAGGACTCCACCGCCGTGGCCCCGCCCGAGGCGGCCTCCGACTCCATGCTTCGCGAGCAGCTCGACCAGGTGCTTGACAGCTTGGCAGACCGCGAGCGCAAGGTCATCAAGTTCCGCTTTGGCCTTGAGGACGGTCACCCCCGCACCCTCGAGGAGGTGGGCCGCGAGTTCGGCGTCACGCGCGAGCGCATCCGCCAGATCGAGTCCAAGACGCTGGCCAAGCTCCGCCACCCCTCTCGCAGCAGTCGCCTCAAGGACTACGTCGAGGACTAG
- a CDS encoding ABC transporter ATP-binding protein, which translates to MAYNSLPASSQEKYSIEVEDVSMIFNIASEVLTNLKEYFIKAMKHELFFKEFRALNHVSFKVSRGEVVGLVGTNGSGKSTMLKCIAGVLEPSEGSITVRGNIAPLIELGAGFDPELTARENIYLNGALLGYTKEFIDGHLQDIIDFAELQDFMDMPLKNYSSGMVARIAFAIATVTEPDVLIVDETLSVGDVFFQEKCEARIKSFIDSGHVTVLFVSHSIEQVERICTRAVWIEKGQQRMDGPVEEVCRAYRAQFD; encoded by the coding sequence ATGGCTTACAACTCTCTGCCCGCCTCCTCGCAGGAGAAGTACTCCATCGAGGTCGAGGACGTCTCCATGATCTTCAACATCGCCTCCGAGGTGCTCACCAACCTCAAGGAGTACTTCATCAAGGCCATGAAGCACGAGCTGTTCTTCAAGGAGTTCCGCGCCCTCAACCACGTCTCGTTTAAGGTCAGCCGAGGCGAGGTCGTGGGCCTGGTGGGCACCAACGGCTCCGGCAAATCCACCATGCTCAAGTGCATCGCCGGCGTGCTCGAGCCCAGCGAGGGCTCCATCACCGTCCGCGGCAACATCGCCCCGCTGATCGAGCTGGGCGCCGGCTTTGACCCTGAGCTCACCGCGCGCGAGAACATCTACCTCAACGGAGCGCTGCTGGGCTACACCAAGGAGTTCATCGACGGCCACCTGCAGGACATCATCGACTTCGCCGAGCTGCAGGACTTCATGGACATGCCGCTCAAGAACTACTCAAGCGGCATGGTGGCCCGCATCGCCTTCGCCATCGCCACGGTGACCGAGCCCGACGTCCTCATCGTCGACGAGACCCTCTCCGTGGGCGACGTCTTCTTCCAGGAGAAGTGCGAGGCCCGCATCAAGTCCTTCATCGACAGCGGCCACGTGACGGTGCTCTTCGTCAGCCACTCCATCGAGCAGGTCGAGCGCATCTGCACCCGCGCCGTCTGGATCGAGAAGGGCCAGCAGCGCATGGACGGCCCCGTCGAGGAGGTCTGCCGCGCCTACAGGGCCCAGTTCGACTAG
- a CDS encoding riboflavin kinase gives MLDCELMDIAPEAPLSRGGAWRLAQGSLPATRGASGRPVPFCVAGGRATGSIAPAAGQDDLAGHWVCAIGAFDGLHRGHQELLRRARGEARCRGCRLAAVTFSPDPADVLGEPQGRSRLLTCEERSRGLLALGVDAVVAFDFTAALAALDHLSFMGDALLAVLDVDAVVVGSDFRLGAAGAGTVEALAADGRALGFDVCGLDLLDAGGEAITATRARCLVRAGRVEAAAGLLGRCLCATGVVEHGRGEGTSFGFPTANVMVDALSCVPDQGVYACLVTLEGEGGLLGCWPAAVNVGVPPTFAGQSSPDARTLLEANLIGFAGDAYGRVAHVTFVRWLRDSRSFSSLEELERTVRGNIGWTARSLGEGNVMGGGAA, from the coding sequence ATGCTCGACTGCGAGCTCATGGACATAGCGCCCGAGGCGCCGCTCTCACGGGGCGGCGCCTGGCGTCTTGCGCAGGGGTCGCTGCCTGCGACGCGGGGTGCCTCTGGACGCCCCGTGCCCTTCTGCGTGGCCGGGGGCCGCGCCACGGGCTCCATCGCGCCTGCGGCGGGCCAGGACGACCTGGCCGGGCATTGGGTCTGCGCCATCGGGGCCTTCGACGGCCTCCACCGCGGCCACCAGGAGCTGCTGCGCCGCGCCCGCGGGGAGGCCCGCTGCCGGGGCTGCCGCCTTGCCGCCGTCACCTTCAGCCCCGACCCGGCAGACGTCCTGGGCGAGCCGCAGGGCCGCTCCAGGCTCCTCACCTGCGAGGAGCGCTCTCGCGGGCTTCTTGCGCTGGGCGTTGACGCCGTGGTGGCCTTCGACTTCACCGCGGCCCTCGCCGCCCTGGACCACCTCTCCTTCATGGGGGACGCCCTCCTGGCCGTCCTGGACGTGGACGCAGTCGTGGTGGGGTCCGACTTCCGGCTGGGCGCCGCGGGCGCCGGCACGGTCGAGGCCCTCGCGGCCGATGGCAGGGCGCTGGGCTTTGACGTCTGTGGGCTCGACCTTCTGGACGCCGGCGGCGAGGCCATAACGGCGACGCGCGCCCGGTGCCTCGTGCGCGCCGGGCGCGTGGAGGCCGCGGCGGGCCTTCTCGGCCGCTGCCTTTGCGCCACGGGCGTGGTCGAGCACGGGCGCGGCGAGGGGACCTCCTTTGGGTTTCCCACCGCAAACGTCATGGTGGACGCGCTCTCCTGCGTGCCCGACCAGGGCGTCTACGCGTGCCTGGTCACCCTCGAGGGCGAGGGCGGGCTTCTTGGCTGCTGGCCTGCCGCCGTCAACGTGGGGGTCCCGCCCACGTTTGCCGGCCAGTCCTCGCCGGACGCGAGGACGCTGCTCGAGGCCAACCTCATAGGCTTTGCGGGCGACGCCTACGGGCGCGTGGCGCACGTCACCTTCGTGCGGTGGCTTCGCGACTCCAGGTCCTTCTCGTCCCTGGAGGAGCTCGAGCGGACGGTTCGGGGCAACATCGGCTGGACGGCCCGGTCTCTGGGCGAGGGCAACGTCATGGGAGGGGGTGCCGCGTGA